The genomic window AGTAAACCGTGTCACCTTCCAATGGAGTTAAAACACAAGGCATTTTGGGCAATGAACACAAGGCATTTTGGGCAGTAAAAAGATGCAACATGGAGTTGGATGCCGTAGGTAATTATCAAAAATTTGACATTCAAGAACTCAAAGAGATCTGATGAGACGCATATGAAAATGCCcaaatttataaaaactaaatcaaGGCGTTTCATAACCAGAAAATATCTCGCAAACAATTTTCAGTTGACCAAAAAGTGTTACTTTACGATCCTATACTGAGAATTCTTTCGGGTAAGCTTTGAGCCAAATGGCTTGGTCCTTTTGTTATTACTAAAATATTTCCTCTTGGTGCAGTTGAAATTAAAAGCGAGGAATCCGAGAAATGTTTAAAGTCAATGGTCAAATATTAAAACCCTTTTACGAGAACATTCAAGTACACGTGGTGGAGGTATTATTTTTCGAGGAGCCGAATGATTAAAATTTCCAAGTCGTCGAGCTAACGACATTAAAAAAACGTTTTATGGGAGGTAAcccacatttatttttatttattttatttaatttaattttgaattctagtttagtttgagaattaaataaatattacttTAATCCATTTGATCGTGCTATTTTCTAGGAGCAACCACCTTCTACTGTAGATAAACGACTTCATTGCATTGAAGCTCGCCTCAAAACAGTGTAAGCAAATATCTTAAGCATCCTCAACATACTACAAAGCAATTACTCCCACCGCCCTCCAGCCCATTAAATATAAATAGGGAGTATGCTTTCTCCACTCATATTATTCTTTTTGCACATTGGGGGCAATATAAGCTAAGTAAGGGGAATTTTGAATCATGCCATACTTTCTTTTTTGCATATGTTTTTCTAAGAATAATTTCTTAATTCATTTAGGAAATAAACCTCTAATTCTtatgtttagtttatttaaataagtGGGAGAATCATGAATAACTATTGCTAGCttgattgatgaatattttgtagAATTAAAAATGTGATGTCTTAGTCAATATTtcatgaaaatggttagttttgTTGAACTTGCCTAATGAAAGTACTcggttaaaaaataaataaataagtttgcTAAATGCTTATTGATTGAGTTTagcaattgtttattttttattcacctaATTGTTTGATGTATGCTTGACTAAGAAAGGGGGTTTTGATTTTGAAAGGAACTGACAAATTATTTTTAGTGGAtatcatgcttgaggacaagcatcgGCTAAATAGGGAGGAAtttgatagcaagataaattcgttttttaatatatttatttttgtctaattatcaaataaaatgctcttaaatttggatttttcttaTCAAGAATGAAGTTGGCATACTaaattcaaactcttacaaaaatgggctaaattggaaTAAAAAGCAAAGATgagggcttgattgaaagattgaagattcaaagatgactggataaagattgaagggttgaatttttttttaaaagtggcTGGATAAAGATTAAAGGGTTTTTGATATTGTTACAACtctataattagtttaaattctagtttaaatttgatttttaaattttgaattatttaatgataatacttagaattatttagtgataatatttagaattatttaatgataatatttaggaaaaatctagctaaattttagcactaaaaGTGTGTATAAATACCTAGTAGCTACAACCAATTGAACACATTTGGCTTCTGGAATCAATTAAATTCCTTAATTTCTTTTCCTTCCTGTGATACTTTTCTATAttgtttcattcatttttatttttattactttctagctttttggtttaattaccttCTAATGCCCTTTCCCTTTCCACTTTCCATAATTTCATTTAAACCATTTATTATGATTCTTTTCATGATTAACTAAACCATTTTTAGCTTTAACCCGGAAATTACTTAAACTAAACAATTGTGAGATTCGAAACCCGCTTAAAAAAAACTCTCAACGCAATATTTTCTATCTCTCTTAAAGTTGATTCAGCTTCGATAcaaaaagtgcacgttgggttggatTTGTTTGGCATATAGTTGGGAAGATGAATCGACCGTGTTGAGTTCAAATTCCCGCGAACAAACTGGCGTGTCTAGGTGGGAAAATCTAGTTGGATTCCATCAAGGGAGATAGAGATCGGATTTAAAtgacccacgcggttgaggccgtTGATTCGAGTTGGGCTTTTCAGATCGCAAGGCTGTCGAAATCTTAAATTGCAAACATGTGTATCGCAAttagaaatttggcaaaagtcaGTTTGTAGGTCGTATCGAGATTGACTACATAAGGAAAAGTTTGCGATCGGGATGTTCTTGgtcgctataaccagcttattacTTGAAAGGGAAAATctatttcaaggatcgattcaagattggagtacaccgaggctaaggctaagctttaaaaaaatattttatttactaatttattttatttacttaaatttagttttacattttcaaatatgtttttattttattttattacttttcatatttccttattttataatCTTAATCAATCTAAATCCCCCATTTTTTTCAGTATTGCTACGCATAGGTCGTGAGCACGACTGTGATCGAGACAGTGATTCTGGTCTCCAAAAAAAGGCAAAATTAGAAAGTCAGTCCCTGTGAATTTGACCCTACTACTTTATACTGCCATTTACTGTTATTTTGTTGTAGGAATTTATATTTAGTGGTTTCGACACCCATCAAGTTCGAACTATGTAAACATCTCTGGTGTATACTATTTACCTTCCATTGAGTCTTCTGTTGTGCCAACAACTTATCTCACAACCCAGCTAGATAAACTATCAATTAGCACCAGAGCAAATACCTAAGATATTTAATAGAGGTTTTGTACTTGAAGATATTGCCATCATTGTGGAGTGCATGAGAGATGTATGTAATAGGAGCATTCTGCTATTCCTTATGAATGGTAGTACAAGCTTATTACATTCAGGTAGGGTTTGATGGCCTAAAAGTCACATTCTCAATAAAAGAGCAGGTGCTCTGAAGAACGGGTGGCTTGTTCATAGaagtgtcacgggccgcagttcaaagcccgtgaccagcgcaccaaatgcatccaatggaggtctgttgCTCAGATAGGGATCATTTGGactacgagaactggcccgattcaaagagatattggacaagcctgtcagattgaagcccggttggcccgataatgaagagatggcaacttaggcaaatatggtaactaatcttagaagatagagggaatcttatcttgtaaagattagattggatttgataaggcttatcttgtaaatccctaaaattaagggatatggttaaatctcatccgtcgatgtaattgtatcttgacTGTCGGTTTTggaggagctcaactataaatagagagcctccccctcatttgtactcactcctgaattgtttcattattctttgtgaataagaattgagagcatttactcaaacttttctctcaagcgttcttgcttttgttcatctttcaaagatcgttcttaattcgttcttccgctgttcttcgtggaaactttaagggaattctgttgaatcctttattgttgcgagttgagctgacttaggcgtttttacggTTGAATCCATTATTGgtggaagttaggctgacttaggcgtttttaagccaagaaactgtctaaggccgcacggatgtgTGGGAAAACTCCAAgtccgtgacaagtggtatccgagccaaggtttgaACCAAGTAATATTCGAGTTGTTGGTTCaaaggcaccgttgggatgtcAAAAGAAGAGTTCGAACAAAGGTGGGCGAGGAAGTCTTTGAGGGAGACAATATCGGCAGTAGAGGAACGTGTGGGTAAACTCGAGGGATCCATGGAGGATGTAAAGGAGGCACTCGATGGGGTCGAGGATCACATAGCAAACTGGAAGGAGCAGTCCAGAGACTATGTAAAGATGTCTCTTGATTCCACCATGGACAAGGTAAACGAGTTGTTTAATTCACACCGGGATAAGCTGTTGGAAAGGAATGATGCTCTCGaggccatgatgatggctttgaaggaggaaacaatggccacgacgAAGGCTTTGAacacaagaatagaggagctcgagggagagctggCCTTGTGTCAAGCAGCTGTGGGGAAAGGAGTGGCAAATGAAGCACTCAGTAATGAGGATGTCCCAAAGTcgaaagagtttgtggggacaaggtctgcatgtgatgtggacaatttcttgtggaggatggaaaactacttccgtgccaaaggcatcatggaggatgcggttaaggtaaacactgcttcaatgtttcttactgacattgcgcttttatagtggcgaggtaggaccacagataaaaggcaaggtgagattgggacgtggcaagagttccaatacgaattgaagggacagttttacccagagtttGCCGAAgaagaagctcgggcaaagttgcaagggataacgcaacggggcacagtgggggagtatgttcgagagttcaaggaactcatgctccaagtttcagatgtgaccgatgaagaagcattgcttgcttttcaaaagggattgaagccgtgggtcagacaggaggtggaacaaagaggtgtccaaaagctgtCGGAAGCCATGAAGGTAGTTGAGTCCGTGGGcaagcttggtctagggaaagacaagcttgggtcttccaagtccgaggaaaggggcgtatgtgaaatggatcacaaggaagacaTTGTTGATGGCAATGGCAACGGCAacaatggtggtaatgggaaaccacgcgttgggaagaagaaacccaagaggaaaagggacaagCTGAAATGCTTTCTCTGCGACGGTCCACACATGTTGAAGAAATGTCCGAAGAAATCCGCGCTTAAGGAGAAGCCGGTGGGTAAGGCATTGGTACTTGGTTCGAGCGCAAGGGGTGTCGAAGCCAAGGAGGCCGAAAGTGAGAAGAAGCCAGtggagtgcttcttgtgtcatggtcCGCATAGGTTGTGAAAGTGTCCGAAGAAGTCTGTCATCGAGGGGAACGATGGAGCAGACaatgagcccaagaagcttggttcgagcaagggaaaagccgaagccaagagggcaaagaggagcaaaaagaagcaagttaagtgcttcttgtgccgtggtccgcatgagttgcggaactgtccaaagcaagccgGAGTCGAAAGAAAGGCAACGTCTGAGCTTGGTGAGTCGTCGAaggggcttccacccaaggaagaggtgagtttgtcatctAACTTAGTGGAGAAAGTTGCGATGAAAACAGTGAAGCtgggaccaatgaggctcaagTTGAGTGAAGTATCAGAGTTagccgagtcatcgacaaggcttccacctatgggaaAGGTAGGTGGTGCATCAGACTTTAAAGGAAAAAAAGCgatgcatgtgggacagttgaccAGAGTAAATGCGACGAGCAGGACGGCTCGAGTTAAGAAGCGACAGAAGCCGAGGCAAGAATCCCAAAGAAAGGGAAAGGCTAAGACGACGAGACGAGACCGAGGCGAATCAAGTCTGTGCCATTCAGAAGTCAcaacgagggcgttgcgagaatgggtgggggagaatgtcacgggccgcagttcaaagcccgtgaccatcgcaccaaatgcatccaatggaggtctgttgctcagatggggatcatttagactacgagaactggcccgattcaaagagataTTGGACAAGCTTGTCAGATTGAAGCccggttggcccgataatgaagagatggcaacttaggcaaatatggtaactaatcttagaagatagagggaatcttatcttgtaaagattagattagatttgataaggcttatcttgtaaatccctaaaattaagggatatggttaaatctcatccgtcgatgtaattgtatcttgaTCGTCGGTTTTggaggagctcaactataaatagagagcctctccctcatttgtactcactcctgaattgtttcattattctttgtgaataagaattgagagcatttactcaaacttttctctcaagcgttcttgcttttgttcatctttcaaagatcgttcttaattcgttcttccgctgttcttcgtggaaactttaagggaattctgttgaatcctttattgttgcgagttgagctgacttaggcgtttttacggTTGAATCCATTATTGgtggaagttaggctgacttaggcgtttttaagccaagaaactgcctaaggccgcacggatgtgTGGGAAAACTCCAAGTCCGTGACAGAAGTGGGTAGATAGGCCCAAGATCTTTCCAGAGAAATAAGAGGTTGGGTACAAATAGGCTTTCTCAATTATTGGTAACATGATGACTCGACCAATAGAGTGCGAAGGGTCATCCACGGGTGTCTCTCTAGTCGCTTCTCATGTTACTATGTGTTCCAACTCGAAGGAGGTATAACAAATATAATTAGTtaatttgttacttttattatttttattgaaatatgttaaaaattattgcattattttataataaaaaaaagatattttaccTTTTAccttattgtaattataattttaaatttaaagttaggataaataaattcaattatcaAACCTATTAAAGTTTATTAAAGTATTTGATACCATTCCAACcattaattattataaactaTATGAATCAAAAAAAttctaactaaaatataaaattttatttgtgttaaataaaatattaatcattttataaattttagcgatcaaatgtaaatatttttaagttaaattatctaaatataaattttcaaaaattaaataaccGAAAGTTAGTAATTTTGAAGTATTCTTTTTTGCTCAAATAATAGTTTTGAAGTCCATACTTCTATACACACTAAATTGGTGTTACAAGTCTGGtcagaaaaattatttaaaagctcCTTTACAAAAAAAGGattgaatataaaataataatttttttcttttactatttttatataaatatttaaataaaacaattaaaactgTAAGGTGTAAGGATCGAAACCATGCTTAAATAATATCCATTTGCAAGTACTTTACCACTCTACCTatgattcaattattaattttttttataaaagtaatttaatattattttttgtgggTGCAATAAAATctaattttaatcaatattatCTGAATTGAACCGAATTGGTCTATCAAACTAGGAAACGATCAAAGTACCAGGAGGTATAAAACCAATTAACCTCCGAACCATTGGTTCCACCACCAATCTAGTTCCAAAAATATTGGTTTTAGTCTATGTTTCTCTATATCAAAACTACCATTTTTGGAACCATATTGACCGGTTGGGTACCAATCCGAAATAAGAGACTAGATTGATTGACTTACGAATTGATTTAATCGATCGGTTGGACTGAgctaaaaaattgattaaactaACAATTGAATTAGTTTTCtcaattataattcttttttgtattttagataatttatttaattaaatcgacCAAACTAGGAATTGATAATTTGACTAATTCGATAATGGTCAAACTCTAAAAACATTAATCAAAACTGTCAGACAGATTTTTgttaaaaacaaagaaacaaactATCCCAAGGGGTTTATTGACGGTTTTGTAACGTTTTATCTTGACTGCAAATGTGTGTTCATCATGGTGGTCAACATTTGCATTAGACTGCAAAAGCATTGAATATACAACAaattaattttgagaattttcaaagaaaagaaatataaaatggGAGGGATGGAGGAGAATTTATAAGCTAAGAAAGAAAATTAGAGAAAGTAGAGAAAGCACAGAGGTGAGAGAaataggtgaatgaaggaaatGGAAGGGGAGGGGAGGGGGAGGCGACCCAACCCATTGATAAAGCAACATCCAACTATTATAGTTGAAGGGAACGAGAATTGTCTTTGTAAATAGCCTATGCTTCAGCCAAAACAACACCTTATTATTGGAAGGAGTTTTAAAGCTGGTATTTGTAGAGGGATAAAGTTTAATGAACATTGCTAATTGGTAGGTGGAAATGGAGAGAGCACTTAGATTCTCTGTTCCTTCTGTTGCTGTTATCCTTTTATTCAATAGAAATTCAATGGCAAGTATAATAAGCTTGCCATGAAATGGCAGGTTGTTGCAAGGTTTAACGAACTGCATTTTGGAGCATTTAGGGAATTGGGAATTCATGGTTTCACAGGTACTgtgtaaataaaaaatgaagcAATGAATAGACTCACCACAAGATCAAACAAAGAGAGATTCCTGCACTGTAAATACAGGTCTAGAGTTCAACGGCAGAACACTCCAGTAAGATCCTTCATTGTCAATACAACAACTATACCATTCTACTCTATAACAACCCACTGGAAAATGAGATACATCAAGTACACAACTTGAGAATCCTTGCCCTTTAGCATTTGGTTCAAAACACACAAATTCATACACCATCTGATCATCATTCATATCATCATCCCTGAAACGCTTACCATAACTAGTCGTCTTCTTTGCACACTCTGTTACATACTGAAATAACTTCTCATTCATTTCTACTATCTCCTCACTTTCCCAAGGTTGACACTGCGATTCCATTTCTTCATTGTTTCTTTCCCCGTGGGACTGCTTCTGAAAAGACACTCTGCTATAAAGAACGCAGTACAACTTGGTCAATCCAAGTGACAATTCAGGTGAGGCATTTCTCAGTTGAAGACAGAGATTTAGTGAGAGGTGAAGGCCTGATGACACAGTAATCTGACTTTGATTTCTGCTATCTGTACTGTAGACAAAAAGCTCTGAACCAATTATAGGCCTGAGATTTTACAATATTTCAGAAACAAGAATATCAAAAAGTTGCAAAGATATCACAATCGGTTCCACAATAACTATAGGAAAAcattcaattttaacaaaaaaaataagtatGTACCACTAGAAGGGATCACTATGCAAAATAGGAGCAATAGGTATTGATATAATCTTCAACAGCTTAACTAATAGGTTTTTCTAGTCCAAAACAAGCTAACTAGTCAAAATAGTTTGCAAGACATACCTTGTATTAAAAAACTGCTTTGGCATCTGGAATGGAATTTGAAGCCATTTCCTACTAATTTCCAATAGAAGTTCTACCCCATTCTTTGTAACATGGGATATGATTGCCTCATTCTGTATCCTGTTTGTCTCAATTTGCAAATGCATCACAGAGGAAACTGCATACCTTATTATATCGAGTATATCCTTTACCTCATGTCcactttttaatatataatttccgGACTGCAGGTGCGAACATTTTGTGGGACATCCTCCATTATCTAAAAGTTTACAGAGATCCATGCTGACCTCATGGTCAATGTGCAATAAACGGCTAAGCAAATCTTGCAGTAACATTGAACTTAAATTACTCTGCTGTGAGTGCTCTCGTACACAAgttcttaaatatttataagcAGGAAGATTGGGAAAGAAATGAGGGAATCCAGCACTAAAGGCCAATAATGAACAACTAAGTGCAAGTCTTGCAATGATTTTCAAACTCTCACAGTCCATACCGATGAAAGATGAGTTTATCAGATTGAATTCCTTGGCTAGTCTGTTCAGTCGGCAAGAAAACTGAGTGAATTTTTCTAGACATTTAATGTTAGTCAAAGCACTGTTCTGAACTTCAATTATGATGCTAAAAGTTTCCTGCTTAGATGTATCCAACACTTCAAGGATCTCCCCTACAGCCCCAAGTAACTTTGCCCTGAGAGAAAAAAACCATCTCTGAAAACAGAATGCTTTTCTGGATATGATAACTCTTTCTAATGTTTCTATTGAAGAACATACATTTTTATATGCCCCAACGAGTACATCCCTATAATTAGGCACATCGTCATTCCCTGCAGCATCTTGTCCTAGTTCTCCAAAATTATCTTTCAAAAAAGCAAGGAGTTCATTTGTGCCCACTGAACCCTCTAAGAAAGACCCTTGCTTTGCCAAAGGACTAAGCCAGAGTTTTGCCTCAGAATGGGAAAACTGAACTAATGATTTAAACCAGCAATAACAGGACTCAGACTGAACTCTTGACATTAGCTCTGCAAAAATAAAAGTTGCTGTAATCCATGCTCCCTGATTTGTTGCATATATTCCTGCTTTATAGGAATGCCAGTTATCCCTCTCTGATAACATCTTGCAGGCATGCTCAAGGGTGGCAAGTTCCTGCTTAAATGGGTGTTCAATAAGAATTCCAAAAAGACGAGAATGCAATAGTAAAGAGTAAATGGTCCGTGTATAGCAATCAAATATCCTGCCATGATGTAAATGCTTCACCAGAAGTTGTACTTTGTCAAAGACATTGGTAGTGATTGCACCAgcttcattgagaatttgaagacAGGTAGCCACGAATCTGTGTATGTGAGATAAAAGCTTGGACCTGAAGGCTTGGTACATATCTCCCTCAAAGTCAAGGACCTCAGATGAAGCAATGTGTTTACTAGCCAGAACATTTTCATTTGGAGTtccaaaatatttgataaatgaacCGATTTCACCCAGCACTGTTGCGCCCAAATCTGGATGTTCCCCAACAAGCTGAAGAATAAGCTTGAGCAGGcttttaatttcatgaaatattcTGGAACTAGTCTGGCAAGGATCAGGTAATTGCTTCACCAGTGATCTGAGCTGTGCCATAACTAAAGAGATGACCCGCAATGGCAGAGGTGAGGAATAAACAGCAAAAGATTCACTATTTTTTCTTGCCCAAAGTTTGCTTGATATATCTGTAAGAATTCGAAGAGCTGCAAGGCACTTCGACATGATTGGGGACTGGGCAGCATTTTCTAGAATGGCTAATAGATGATCAAATTCAAGCTTCTCGAAAGAAGGGAGATTAGGTAGTGTTAACAAAAAGATCTGCAAATTGACCAAAATGCATCAACAAAGTATAAATCTAAAAATACTAAACAACTAACTTATGATTTGCTTAAAGAGAACCTTATGTAAAATCTGAAGAGCTCCACAATGCATGACTGATGGAAGTTCCAGTTCATGTAGTATGCTGAATACCGCTTTAATCATATGCATATTAACAGGAGAGCAACACCCTTCTTTTACAAAAAGAAGATGTAAGCACTTTAATGCTGTTTCTCTCATCTGCCAACTATTTTCCTGGCTAAGATATGGCAAAAGCACATCCACCTGTATCCAAATTGAAAGACAAACATATTAAGAAAGCCATCTCACATGGAATATATTGCAAGAAAGAGAGATTGAGAACTAGTGCTGGAAGAAATACCTGTTCAGAAATAAGACTTGTTGACTTGGAAACAAGTTTTGAGAGTGAAACCAGCATGGCAATGATGAAATTCTCTTCTGAAGAATCTAACACCAGCTTAATACCTGTCTGCAACAAAGTAGAGATTTATATGAGCTAAGATAAAAAGATGAAAACAGAGAGTttggtaaaataaaattaattatttgaatagcATACTGACTTCTACTTGTCACTGAAATCTTCCTATCATTGCATCACATATTTGACCAGTAGACCAGGACAATATCCTTGATTCCCAACTTTGTGCTAAGTGAAACATGCCTTCTCTAATTTTTGGTTTAAAGCACAAGAAAAAGGAAGGTTTATAACCAATAGTACCTCA from Gossypium hirsutum isolate 1008001.06 chromosome D12, Gossypium_hirsutum_v2.1, whole genome shotgun sequence includes these protein-coding regions:
- the LOC107945291 gene encoding uncharacterized protein isoform X3, with the protein product MALVLFGCWVDFAKDSAEIRYLVLSSMVSSNILEVKASLFAASRFCELTDDFASVVLEMMVNMMASPETLPAVRLGGASVFTRMVCSYSVSKRAYKTGIKLVLDSSEENFIIAMLVSLSKLVSKSTSLISEQVDVLLPYLSQENSWQMRETALKCLHLLFVKEGCCSPVNMHMIKAVFSILHELELPSVMHCGALQILHKIFLLTLPNLPSFEKLEFDHLLAILENAAQSPIMSKCLAALRILTDISSKLWARKNSESFAVYSSPLPLRVISLVMAQLRSLVKQLPDPCQTSSRIFHEIKSLLKLILQLVGEHPDLGATVLGEIGSFIKYFGTPNENVLASKHIASSEVLDFEGDMYQAFRSKLLSHIHRFVATCLQILNEAGAITTNVFDKVQLLVKHLHHGRIFDCYTRTIYSLLLHSRLFGILIEHPFKQELATLEHACKMLSERDNWHSYKAGIYATNQGAWITATFIFAELMSRVQSESCYCWFKSLVQFSHSEAKLWLSPLAKQGSFLEGSVGTNELLAFLKDNFGELGQDAAGNDDVPNYRDVLVGAYKNVCSSIETLERVIISRKAFCFQRWFFSLRAKLLGAVGEILEVLDTSKQETFSIIIEVQNSALTNIKCLEKFTQFSCRLNRLAKEFNLINSSFIGMDCESLKIIARLALSCSLLAFSAGFPHFFPNLPAYKYLRTCVREHSQQSNLSSMLLQDLLSRLLHIDHEVSMDLCKLLDNGGCPTKCSHLQSGNYILKSGHEVKDILDIIRYAVSSVMHLQIETNRIQNEAIISHVTKNGVELLLEISRKWLQIPFQMPKQFFNTRPIIGSELFVYSTDSRNQSQITVSSGLHLSLNLCLQLRNASPELSLGLTKLYCVLYSRVSFQKQSHGERNNEEMESQCQPWESEEIVEMNEKLFQYVTECAKKTTSYGKRFRDDDMNDDQMVYEFVCFEPNAKGQGFSSCVLDVSHFPVGCYRVEWYSCCIDNEGSYWSVLPLNSRPVFTVQESLFV
- the LOC107945291 gene encoding uncharacterized protein isoform X2 produces the protein MDKISAACAMEWSIQLDKALRSSNPALAVETILQTGPRLEQWGQEPEATKALCSIFGLVPGEDRLFANAILLRLADAFRFGDKKIRLSVVRIFLTSIRCNRSKKLRKQKRRTFLNSRVYNHEELLRRVKVVFDTGDVESRAMALVLFGCWVDFAKDSAEIRYLVLSSMVSSNILEVKASLFAASRFCELTDDFASVVLEMMVNMMASPETLPAVRLGGASVFTRMVCSYSVSKRAYKTGIKLVLDSSEENFIIAMLVSLSKLVSKSTSLISEQVDVLLPYLSQENSWQMRETALKCLHLLFVKEGCCSPVNMHMIKAVFSILHELELPSVMHCGALQILHKIFLLTLPNLPSFEKLEFDHLLAILENAAQSPIMSKCLAALRILTDISSKLWARKNSESFAVYSSPLPLRVISLVMAQLRSLVKQLPDPCQTSSRIFHEIKSLLKLILQLVGEHPDLGATVLGEIGSFIKYFGTPNENVLASKHIASSEVLDFEGDMYQAFRSKLLSHIHRFVATCLQILNEAGAITTNVFDKVQLLVKHLHHGRIFDCYTRTIYSLLLHSRLFGILIEHPFKQELATLEHACKMLSERDNWHSYKAGIYATNQGAWITATFIFAELMSRVQSESCYCWFKSLVQFSHSEAKLWLSPLAKQGSFLEGSVGTNELLAFLKDNFGELGQDAAGNDDVPNYRDVLVGAYKNVCSSIETLERVIISRKAFCFQRWFFSLRAKLLGAVGEILEVLDTSKQETFSIIIEVQNSALTNIKCLEKFTQFSCRLNRLAKEFNLINSSFIGMDCESLKIIARLALSCSLLAFSAGFPHFFPNLPAYKYLRTCVREHSQQSNLSSMLLQDLLSRLLHIDHEVSMDLCKLLDNGGCPTKCSHLQSGNYILKSGHEVKDILDIIRYAVSSVMHLQIETNRIQNEAIISHVTKNGVELLLEISRKWLQIPFQMPKQFFNTSTDSRNQSQITVSSGLHLSLNLCLQLRNASPELSLGLTKLYCVLYSRVSFQKQSHGERNNEEMESQCQPWESEEIVEMNEKLFQYVTECAKKTTSYGKRFRDDDMNDDQMVYEFVCFEPNAKGQGFSSCVLDVSHFPVGCYRVEWYSCCIDNEGSYWSVLPLNSRPVFTVQESLFV
- the LOC107945291 gene encoding uncharacterized protein isoform X1 — its product is MDKISAACAMEWSIQLDKALRSSNPALAVETILQTGPRLEQWGQEPEATKALCSIFGLVPGEDRLFANAILLRLADAFRFGDKKIRLSVVRIFLTSIRCNRSKKLRKQKRRTFLNSRVYNHEELLRRVKVVFDTGDVESRAMALVLFGCWVDFAKDSAEIRYLVLSSMVSSNILEVKASLFAASRFCELTDDFASVVLEMMVNMMASPETLPAVRLGGASVFTRMVCSYSVSKRAYKTGIKLVLDSSEENFIIAMLVSLSKLVSKSTSLISEQVDVLLPYLSQENSWQMRETALKCLHLLFVKEGCCSPVNMHMIKAVFSILHELELPSVMHCGALQILHKIFLLTLPNLPSFEKLEFDHLLAILENAAQSPIMSKCLAALRILTDISSKLWARKNSESFAVYSSPLPLRVISLVMAQLRSLVKQLPDPCQTSSRIFHEIKSLLKLILQLVGEHPDLGATVLGEIGSFIKYFGTPNENVLASKHIASSEVLDFEGDMYQAFRSKLLSHIHRFVATCLQILNEAGAITTNVFDKVQLLVKHLHHGRIFDCYTRTIYSLLLHSRLFGILIEHPFKQELATLEHACKMLSERDNWHSYKAGIYATNQGAWITATFIFAELMSRVQSESCYCWFKSLVQFSHSEAKLWLSPLAKQGSFLEGSVGTNELLAFLKDNFGELGQDAAGNDDVPNYRDVLVGAYKNVCSSIETLERVIISRKAFCFQRWFFSLRAKLLGAVGEILEVLDTSKQETFSIIIEVQNSALTNIKCLEKFTQFSCRLNRLAKEFNLINSSFIGMDCESLKIIARLALSCSLLAFSAGFPHFFPNLPAYKYLRTCVREHSQQSNLSSMLLQDLLSRLLHIDHEVSMDLCKLLDNGGCPTKCSHLQSGNYILKSGHEVKDILDIIRYAVSSVMHLQIETNRIQNEAIISHVTKNGVELLLEISRKWLQIPFQMPKQFFNTRPIIGSELFVYSTDSRNQSQITVSSGLHLSLNLCLQLRNASPELSLGLTKLYCVLYSRVSFQKQSHGERNNEEMESQCQPWESEEIVEMNEKLFQYVTECAKKTTSYGKRFRDDDMNDDQMVYEFVCFEPNAKGQGFSSCVLDVSHFPVGCYRVEWYSCCIDNEGSYWSVLPLNSRPVFTVQESLFV